From Xylocopilactobacillus apis, a single genomic window includes:
- the hslV gene encoding ATP-dependent protease subunit HslV has translation MTTICVVRNDKQVAIAGDGQVTAGEKYIMKGNAQKIRRIYDGKVLSGFAGGVADAVTLQDRFVEKLKKYGGDLRRSAVELAQDWRKDQMLQKLEAMLIVADKKDMLLVSGTGEIIQPEFDVLAIGSGGNFAQASAMALLDNTKLSPEKIVQKSVKIASEIDIFTNSDIKVEVLDRNE, from the coding sequence ATGACAACAATTTGCGTTGTTAGAAATGATAAACAAGTAGCAATTGCAGGGGACGGACAAGTTACTGCCGGTGAGAAATACATTATGAAAGGTAACGCTCAGAAAATCCGCCGAATCTATGATGGTAAAGTTTTATCAGGTTTTGCCGGAGGCGTTGCTGATGCAGTAACTCTTCAAGATCGTTTTGTAGAAAAATTAAAAAAATATGGTGGAGATTTAAGACGTTCTGCTGTTGAATTAGCTCAAGATTGGCGCAAAGATCAAATGCTTCAAAAACTTGAAGCAATGCTAATTGTTGCTGATAAGAAAGATATGCTTTTAGTTTCAGGAACTGGTGAGATAATTCAGCCGGAATTTGATGTCTTAGCAATTGGCTCTGGCGGCAATTTTGCCCAGGCTTCAGCAATGGCATTACTAGATAACACAAAACTTTCTCCCGAAAAAATTGTCCAGAAAAGCGTTAAAATAGCGTCAGAAATTGATATTTTTACAAATTCTGATATTAAAGTTGAGGTATTAGATCGAAATGAATAA
- the xerA gene encoding site-specific tyrosine recombinase/integron integrase, translated as MKGQNQLQIHNFIDFLKDFKHYSSKTISAYERDLKDFFVFLNDKSFEDVVKKDYFLYLNYLDKKYAQSSIDRKKSSLASFFQYLLQQGKIVVNPIKKIKGSKKAKHLPKIMYQDELNELIDEIPMGTNLEIRDRLIFELLYSTGIRISEAVNIKLNEIDFNLKVILVHGKGSKDRYVPFNENFQKILNLYLKDARPSILAQKKCDFLILNSKGDKLTDRGLEYIFDQVLLKINKPGIHPHILRHSLATHLLDNGADLRIVQELLGHSSINTTQIYTHVSIKKLQDVYKKDFPRK; from the coding sequence TTGAAGGGGCAAAATCAGCTCCAAATTCATAATTTTATTGATTTCTTAAAAGACTTTAAACATTACTCTTCAAAAACCATTAGTGCTTATGAACGTGACCTAAAAGATTTCTTCGTCTTCTTGAATGACAAATCATTCGAGGATGTTGTAAAAAAAGATTATTTTCTGTATTTAAACTACCTAGATAAAAAATATGCACAAAGCTCAATTGACCGAAAAAAATCATCTTTAGCAAGTTTCTTTCAATATTTACTTCAACAAGGTAAAATAGTAGTGAATCCAATTAAAAAAATTAAAGGTTCAAAAAAAGCAAAACATTTACCTAAAATTATGTATCAAGATGAATTAAATGAATTGATTGATGAAATTCCGATGGGCACAAATTTGGAAATTAGGGACCGTTTGATTTTTGAATTGTTGTACTCGACGGGGATCAGAATTTCCGAAGCAGTTAATATTAAACTTAATGAGATTGATTTTAATTTAAAAGTAATTTTAGTTCATGGAAAAGGGAGCAAAGATCGTTATGTTCCGTTTAATGAAAATTTTCAAAAAATTTTGAATCTTTATCTAAAAGATGCAAGACCATCGATATTGGCCCAAAAAAAGTGTGATTTTTTGATTTTAAATTCAAAAGGGGACAAATTGACGGATCGAGGATTGGAATACATTTTTGATCAAGTTTTATTAAAAATTAATAAACCTGGGATTCATCCTCATATCTTAAGACATTCACTTGCAACCCATTTATTGGATAATGGAGCAGATTTAAGAATTGTTCAAGAGTTGTTGGGTCACTCTTCAATAAATACCACCCAAATATATACACATGTATCAATAAAAAAGTTACAGGATGTCTATAAAAAAGATTTTCCTAGAAAGTGA
- the trmFO gene encoding methylenetetrahydrofolate--tRNA-(uracil(54)-C(5))-methyltransferase (FADH(2)-oxidizing) TrmFO → MSDQIVDIIGAGLAGSEAAYQLAKRGVHVRLHEMRSKKMTPAHHTDQFAELVCTNSMRSNDITNGVGLLKEEMRQLDSIIMKSADAHQVPAGSALAVDRDNFSEFVTKSLKEMPNIEVVNDEVKNIGDNYTIVATGPLTSDDLSKSIKEITGQNQLYFYDAAAPIISSEGIDRSVVYEKSRYDKGEAAYLNCPMNEEQFKRFYEALIGAETAELHDFEDEKYFEGCMPVEEMASRGEKTLLFGPLKPVGLETPSGEMPYAVVQLRQDNVSKSMYNIVGFQTHLKWGEQKRVFQMIPGLENVEFIRYGVMHRNTFLNSPGMLSGNYQLKDNSKIYFAGQITGVEGYVESAGSGLFAALSLFKQLKGEKLKVDPKTMIGAMGNYVANADSKYFQPMNANFGIVTPLDQKIRNKKERRQLMAERALEIVKQMEV, encoded by the coding sequence ATGAGTGATCAAATTGTCGATATCATTGGTGCTGGTTTAGCTGGTTCTGAGGCGGCTTACCAGCTCGCAAAAAGGGGAGTCCACGTTCGACTTCACGAAATGCGCAGCAAAAAAATGACGCCAGCTCATCATACAGATCAATTTGCTGAATTAGTTTGTACTAATTCAATGCGATCTAACGATATAACTAACGGAGTTGGTCTACTAAAAGAAGAAATGCGCCAACTGGATTCGATAATTATGAAATCTGCTGATGCTCATCAGGTCCCAGCAGGTAGTGCTTTAGCGGTTGATCGTGACAACTTTTCTGAATTTGTAACCAAAAGTTTAAAAGAGATGCCTAATATTGAAGTAGTTAATGATGAAGTTAAAAATATTGGTGATAACTACACCATTGTTGCAACAGGTCCCTTAACTTCTGATGATTTATCAAAATCAATTAAGGAGATTACGGGTCAAAATCAATTATATTTTTATGACGCTGCAGCACCAATTATTTCAAGCGAAGGTATTGATCGAAGTGTTGTTTACGAAAAGTCTCGCTACGATAAGGGAGAGGCTGCGTATCTCAATTGTCCGATGAACGAAGAGCAGTTTAAACGATTTTATGAAGCATTAATAGGCGCTGAGACAGCAGAATTACACGATTTTGAGGATGAAAAATATTTTGAAGGCTGTATGCCGGTTGAAGAAATGGCATCGCGCGGAGAAAAAACTCTATTATTTGGTCCTTTAAAGCCAGTTGGGTTAGAAACTCCTAGTGGAGAAATGCCGTATGCAGTTGTTCAATTACGCCAAGATAACGTTTCAAAATCCATGTATAACATTGTCGGTTTTCAAACCCATTTAAAATGGGGAGAACAAAAAAGAGTTTTTCAGATGATTCCAGGCCTTGAGAATGTTGAATTTATCCGATACGGTGTGATGCATCGAAATACTTTTTTAAATTCTCCTGGCATGCTTAGCGGAAATTATCAATTAAAAGATAACTCGAAAATTTATTTTGCCGGTCAGATAACTGGAGTTGAAGGATACGTTGAAAGTGCTGGCAGTGGCCTTTTTGCAGCACTATCGCTTTTCAAACAGCTAAAAGGCGAAAAACTAAAAGTTGATCCGAAAACAATGATTGGGGCAATGGGAAATTACGTAGCAAATGCTGATTCTAAATATTTTCAGCCAATGAATGCTAACTTTGGGATTGTTACTCCCTTAGATCAAAAAATTCGCAACAAAAAAGAACGAAGACAATTAATGGCGGAGCGAGCACTAGAAATTGTTAAACAAATGGAGGTTTAA
- the topA gene encoding type I DNA topoisomerase: protein MVSSTKKRTTKKNLVIVESPTKAQTIERYLGRNYRVVASKGHIRDLPKSKMGVDIENSFKPEYISIRGKGPVIKDLKKEAAKAKQVYLASDPDREGEAIAWHVSHILGLKETDKNRVVFNEITKDTVKEAFKNPRQINMNLVDAQQARRVLDRIVGYSISPILWRKVKKGLSAGRVQSVALKLIIDRQNEIDKFVPEEYWTIEANFKKDRKTFIGEFYGVGGKKKKLSNDQDVKEVITKLDKKKEFNVTDVKKRQTRKNPNPAFTTSTLQQVANRKLNFHTKKTMMLAQQLYEGVNLGGKTGHAGLITYMRTDSVRVSPTAVEESHKFILDKYGKEYVGSRVAKNNKKEKVQDAHEAIRPSSVLRTPQSLKDILSRDQLRLYTLIWDRFVASQMSAAVYDTMSTNVEQNDVQFQVKGSKLVFPGFTKVYKDSDSKNDGELPDLKTGDKVTLSKLSPAQHFTQPPAKYTEASLVKALEENGVGRPSTFSPIIDTLQKRYYVKLNAKRFEPTDLGKIVNNIIEEFFPEIVNIGFTADIETNLDNVEQGINDWVSLVDKFYQKFEPEVDNADKKIEKIEFKFELVGDNCPECGAPLVYKMGRYGKFIACSRFPDCRYTKAVVKEIGMTCPVCHEGEVIEKHTKRNRLFYGCSRYPKCEFMSWDKPVPRNCPNCDHFLVEKKVKNTLQVVCPNGDYAEEVQK, encoded by the coding sequence ATGGTAAGTTCAACAAAAAAAAGAACAACAAAAAAAAATTTAGTTATCGTTGAGTCCCCCACCAAAGCTCAGACGATTGAAAGATATCTAGGAAGAAATTATCGAGTTGTTGCATCTAAGGGGCATATTCGAGATTTACCCAAAAGTAAGATGGGAGTAGATATTGAAAATAGTTTTAAGCCGGAATATATTTCGATTCGAGGTAAAGGTCCTGTTATTAAGGATTTAAAAAAAGAAGCAGCAAAGGCAAAACAAGTTTATCTGGCTTCAGATCCGGATCGTGAAGGTGAGGCGATAGCTTGGCATGTAAGCCATATTCTGGGTCTTAAAGAAACTGATAAAAATCGTGTGGTATTTAATGAAATAACTAAGGATACAGTTAAGGAAGCTTTTAAAAACCCTCGTCAAATCAATATGAATTTAGTTGATGCTCAGCAGGCACGAAGAGTTTTAGACCGCATTGTTGGATATTCAATTAGTCCGATTCTTTGGCGGAAAGTTAAAAAAGGTCTTTCGGCTGGGAGAGTTCAATCTGTTGCACTGAAGTTAATTATTGATCGGCAAAATGAGATTGATAAATTTGTACCAGAAGAATATTGGACAATTGAGGCTAATTTTAAAAAGGACCGAAAAACTTTTATTGGTGAATTTTATGGAGTCGGTGGTAAAAAGAAAAAATTAAGTAATGATCAAGATGTTAAAGAGGTCATTACGAAACTCGATAAGAAAAAAGAGTTTAATGTTACGGATGTAAAAAAAAGGCAGACTAGGAAAAATCCTAATCCAGCTTTTACAACATCAACTTTACAGCAGGTTGCAAATCGTAAATTAAATTTTCATACTAAGAAAACGATGATGTTAGCTCAGCAATTGTATGAAGGAGTTAATTTAGGCGGTAAAACTGGTCATGCTGGTTTGATTACATATATGAGAACTGATTCCGTCCGGGTATCTCCAACAGCGGTTGAAGAATCACATAAATTTATTTTAGATAAGTATGGAAAAGAATATGTTGGTTCACGAGTTGCTAAAAATAATAAAAAAGAAAAAGTTCAAGACGCTCATGAAGCCATTCGTCCGAGTTCAGTTCTAAGAACTCCTCAATCTTTAAAAGACATTTTGTCACGTGATCAGCTGCGTTTATATACACTTATTTGGGATCGCTTTGTTGCCAGTCAGATGTCAGCTGCTGTTTATGACACAATGAGTACTAATGTTGAACAAAATGATGTTCAATTTCAGGTCAAAGGTTCAAAATTAGTTTTTCCAGGATTTACTAAAGTTTATAAAGATAGTGATTCAAAAAATGACGGTGAATTACCTGATCTTAAAACCGGAGACAAGGTGACGTTGAGTAAGTTATCTCCGGCTCAGCATTTTACCCAGCCGCCTGCAAAATATACTGAAGCAAGTTTAGTTAAAGCATTAGAGGAAAACGGTGTTGGTCGTCCTTCAACTTTTTCACCAATCATTGATACTCTTCAAAAAAGGTATTACGTCAAATTAAATGCAAAACGATTTGAACCGACAGATTTAGGGAAAATCGTTAATAATATTATTGAGGAGTTCTTCCCAGAAATAGTAAATATTGGTTTCACAGCAGATATTGAGACAAATCTTGATAATGTTGAACAGGGAATCAACGACTGGGTTTCATTGGTCGATAAATTTTATCAAAAGTTTGAACCAGAAGTTGATAATGCCGATAAAAAAATTGAGAAAATTGAGTTTAAGTTTGAACTTGTGGGCGATAATTGTCCTGAATGTGGGGCACCGTTGGTTTATAAAATGGGTCGTTACGGTAAGTTCATTGCCTGCAGCAGATTTCCTGATTGCCGCTACACTAAAGCAGTAGTTAAAGAAATTGGAATGACTTGTCCAGTGTGTCATGAAGGGGAAGTTATTGAAAAACATACTAAGCGTAATCGTCTGTTTTATGGATGTTCACGCTATCCTAAATGTGAATTTATGTCCTGGGATAAGCCAGTTCCAAGAAATTGTCCTAACTGCGACCATTTCTTAGTCGAAAAGAAAGTAAAAAATACACTACAAGTTGTATGTCCTAACGGAGATTATGCAGAAGAGGTACAAAAATAA